A single window of Phycisphaerae bacterium DNA harbors:
- a CDS encoding PilZ domain-containing protein, translated as MNELAILSRAEPREILRTVIEKKTPAVLSYLSKDKWHVAKVLLTSLGENNLDVQVSPRKIGSILRKSRLMPTQKPPSINIQVHQPVGISLKYGYGKFIFETTVVAVRPSTEPASGPTIALVLPERIELIQRRSYFRVGVPSSLKVKVMLWHCRYTEESPTLPSYGDGAMAETQSSLVSSTEDKGATQTSDSCRMYWQGKLMDISAGGLQILVDAGQKPDFKRGQFIGLRFTPMPYEMPLMFNAQIRSILPTAGGNSICLGLRIVGLEASPEGRQVLRRLCSVAEYYYQINQGTPEGRDFQIVGSPR; from the coding sequence ATGAACGAACTAGCAATCCTAAGTAGAGCTGAACCGAGGGAAATTTTGCGGACAGTAATCGAGAAAAAAACTCCTGCCGTTCTGTCATACCTGTCCAAAGATAAATGGCATGTTGCGAAGGTGTTGCTGACCAGCCTTGGAGAAAACAATCTGGATGTCCAGGTCTCGCCAAGGAAAATAGGTTCCATTTTGCGGAAGTCTCGCCTAATGCCGACCCAGAAACCGCCTTCGATAAACATCCAGGTTCATCAGCCGGTCGGTATATCGCTGAAGTATGGATACGGCAAGTTCATTTTCGAGACAACTGTGGTGGCTGTCCGGCCCTCAACAGAACCGGCAAGCGGGCCGACGATAGCGCTTGTGCTGCCGGAGCGAATTGAGCTGATACAGAGAAGAAGTTATTTCCGTGTTGGTGTGCCCAGTTCTTTGAAGGTGAAAGTGATGCTGTGGCATTGCCGCTATACGGAGGAGTCGCCGACGCTCCCAAGTTATGGCGACGGAGCGATGGCCGAAACGCAGTCCTCTCTTGTGTCTTCAACAGAAGACAAGGGGGCAACCCAGACCTCAGATTCTTGCCGGATGTATTGGCAGGGTAAGCTTATGGACATCTCTGCCGGCGGCCTGCAGATTTTAGTTGACGCCGGGCAAAAACCAGACTTCAAAAGAGGGCAGTTTATCGGGCTGCGATTTACGCCTATGCCCTATGAAATGCCGTTGATGTTCAATGCCCAGATTAGGAGCATCCTGCCGACGGCAGGCGGGAATAGTATATGTCTTGGCCTGAGGATTGTCGGCCTGGAAGCAAGCCCTGAAGGCCGGCAGGTTTTGCGGCGGCTCTGCAGTGTTGCGGAGTATTATTATCAGATAAACCAAGGTACCCCTGAGGGGCGGGATTTC
- a CDS encoding FAD-dependent oxidoreductase codes for MSERYDCIIIGAGPAGLSAALYAARDRLKTLVLEKLVPGGQINTTDRIENYPGIERIDGPGLIEQMQKQAVTFGAEIKTSSEVTSLKKLNDGNIEISCDRDKFITRAVILTPGSDYRRLGVPGEEEFRNAGAGVSYCGTCDAPFFKEKQVVSIGGGNTALEETLHLTKFAAKVTLIHRRNEFRATKVLQEEIQAKANEPNSNLIIKYSTVATAIEGKGKVQSIRLKNTKAGEEENYSCDGVFIFVGMVPNTSFLKGFVELTGNGFIKCDCAYLRTNVPGVFAAGDCRVGAAMQLATAVGDGVLTAMMLKQYFRDPKWWNETVSDVLQPGGW; via the coding sequence ATGTCGGAGCGTTATGATTGCATCATAATAGGAGCGGGCCCGGCAGGCCTGAGCGCGGCGCTTTATGCCGCCCGCGACAGATTGAAAACGTTAGTGCTCGAAAAGCTTGTCCCCGGCGGGCAAATCAACACCACCGACAGGATAGAAAACTATCCCGGCATCGAACGCATAGACGGCCCGGGTTTGATTGAACAAATGCAGAAGCAGGCCGTGACCTTCGGAGCGGAAATAAAAACCAGCAGCGAAGTTACCTCTTTGAAAAAATTGAATGACGGCAATATCGAGATTAGCTGCGACAGAGATAAGTTCATAACAAGGGCCGTCATTCTGACGCCCGGCAGCGATTATCGCAGGCTCGGCGTTCCAGGCGAAGAGGAATTCCGCAACGCCGGTGCAGGCGTCAGCTATTGCGGGACATGTGATGCCCCGTTCTTTAAAGAAAAGCAGGTTGTTTCCATCGGAGGGGGCAATACCGCGCTTGAAGAAACGCTGCACCTGACCAAATTCGCCGCCAAGGTAACGCTGATACACCGCAGGAACGAGTTCAGGGCGACCAAAGTTTTGCAGGAAGAAATCCAGGCCAAAGCGAACGAGCCGAATTCCAATTTGATTATAAAATACAGCACCGTCGCAACCGCTATCGAGGGCAAAGGAAAAGTCCAGTCAATCAGGCTCAAAAATACAAAAGCCGGCGAAGAAGAAAATTATAGCTGTGACGGCGTATTCATATTTGTGGGTATGGTGCCGAACACAAGCTTTCTTAAAGGCTTTGTGGAGCTGACCGGGAACGGGTTTATTAAGTGTGACTGCGCCTATCTCCGCACAAACGTGCCCGGCGTATTCGCTGCCGGCGACTGCAGAGTCGGAGCGGCTATGCAGTTAGCTACAGCGGTCGGCGACGGAGTCCTTACGGCAATGATGCTGAAACAATATTTCAGAGACCCTAAATGGTGGAACGAAACCGTCAGCGATGTGCTTCAGCCGGGCGGATGGTAA
- a CDS encoding site-2 protease family protein — MDYIALGMIWYVVFIISVTFHEACHGFAAIKLGDPTAYHHGLVTTDPVPHIKRSPFGMIIVPILSFLLSGWMIGWASTPVDPYWVRNNRRKAALMSLAGPAANLILVFMAAAIIHGGIYLGFFHAPESITFTHVTEAETAGWANSAAIVVSILFSLNLILLVFNLIPLPPLDGSNVLLFFLSNEAAERYESLLHHPTYGVIGLIIAWQVFGSVFVPIHTLALNILYPGAWYH; from the coding sequence ATGGATTATATTGCTCTGGGAATGATTTGGTATGTAGTTTTCATAATTTCCGTGACTTTTCACGAGGCGTGTCACGGGTTTGCCGCCATAAAGCTGGGCGACCCCACAGCTTATCATCACGGTTTGGTCACCACAGACCCTGTACCGCATATTAAAAGAAGCCCTTTCGGCATGATAATCGTTCCGATACTCTCATTTTTGCTTTCCGGCTGGATGATAGGCTGGGCCAGCACGCCGGTCGACCCATACTGGGTGCGGAACAACAGGCGGAAGGCGGCCCTGATGTCCCTGGCCGGTCCGGCCGCGAATTTGATTCTTGTTTTTATGGCGGCAGCGATAATCCACGGCGGTATCTATCTTGGCTTTTTTCACGCCCCCGAATCAATTACTTTCACGCATGTTACCGAAGCGGAGACCGCAGGGTGGGCAAACTCCGCGGCGATAGTAGTAAGCATTCTCTTTTCGCTAAACCTGATTTTGCTGGTTTTCAACCTGATTCCATTACCGCCCCTTGACGGAAGTAATGTGCTTTTGTTTTTTCTAAGCAACGAGGCCGCGGAACGCTATGAAAGCCTTCTGCATCATCCGACGTACGGAGTGATTGGGCTGATCATTGCCTGGCAGGTTTTTGGCTCTGTCTTTGTCCCGATACATACACTGGCTCTAAATATACTCTATCCAGGAGCATGGTATCATTAG
- a CDS encoding aldo/keto reductase, giving the protein MQKRQLGYTDLKLTTVGLGTWAMGGPWQFGWGPQDDGEAIAAILAAMEKGINWIDTAPAYGCGHSEELVGKALKQIKTKPLVATKCGLLWNEKREKVGCLKAKSIRRECEDSLKRLGIDVIDLYQMHWPDPDEDVERAWEEMARLVKEGKVRYIGVSNFNVGQIKRVQKIAPVASLQPPYSMLHREAEDELLEFCAANNIGVVAYSPMQRGLLTGKFSKEHLSCLPLDDHRRRMPDFQEPRFSATLQLVDQLRPIANRNGRTLAQLAISWVLRRNEITAAIVGARRPSQIKETAPAADWKLAAEDIEQIEQLLKERQEKINGKR; this is encoded by the coding sequence ATGCAAAAACGGCAATTGGGATATACCGATTTGAAACTGACGACCGTCGGGTTAGGCACCTGGGCGATGGGCGGCCCATGGCAGTTCGGATGGGGACCGCAGGACGACGGCGAAGCAATTGCCGCAATCCTGGCTGCTATGGAGAAGGGAATTAACTGGATAGATACCGCACCTGCCTACGGCTGCGGCCATTCCGAGGAGCTTGTCGGAAAAGCCCTCAAGCAAATTAAAACTAAACCTCTGGTCGCAACAAAGTGCGGCCTGCTCTGGAACGAAAAAAGAGAAAAAGTCGGCTGTCTGAAAGCAAAAAGTATTCGCCGGGAATGCGAGGACAGCCTGAAACGCCTCGGTATCGATGTGATTGACTTGTACCAGATGCACTGGCCCGACCCGGATGAAGACGTCGAGCGGGCGTGGGAAGAAATGGCCCGATTGGTCAAAGAGGGAAAGGTGCGATACATAGGCGTATCGAATTTTAACGTCGGGCAAATCAAACGTGTCCAGAAAATTGCCCCCGTTGCCTCGCTTCAGCCGCCATACAGCATGCTCCATCGTGAAGCCGAAGATGAGCTGCTCGAGTTTTGCGCAGCGAACAATATCGGTGTTGTCGCATACAGTCCGATGCAAAGAGGGCTGCTCACTGGCAAATTCAGCAAGGAGCATCTTTCGTGTTTGCCTTTGGATGACCATCGAAGAAGAATGCCTGATTTCCAGGAGCCGCGGTTTTCCGCAACTCTGCAGCTTGTCGACCAGCTTCGGCCAATCGCAAATCGAAACGGCAGGACGCTGGCTCAACTGGCAATCAGCTGGGTCCTTCGCCGAAACGAAATTACTGCTGCCATCGTCGGCGCACGAAGGCCTTCACAAATCAAGGAAACCGCCCCTGCTGCCGACTGGAAGCTGGCCGCGGAAGATATAGAACAAATTGAACAACTGTTAAAAGAACGACAGGAAAAAATAAATGGCAAACGATAA
- the purB gene encoding adenylosuccinate lyase yields the protein MANDKTIYASPLVERNASKEMAELFGAQKKFSTWRRVWLALAKAQRKLGLKISQAQISEMARHLDDVNFNKAAAYEKKFRHDVMAHIHTFADAAPKAAPIIHLGATSCDITDNTDLIIIRDALQITAGKLAAVINLLALFAKKHRSLPTLGFTHYQPAQLTTVGKRATLWSYEFALDLNEVERRLDTLPFRGIKGTTGTQASFLALFDGSHKKVERLDKMVAATFGFKNICAVTGQTYQRKFDTLVVNTLASIAQSAHKLCNDLRLLANLKEVEEPFEKSQVGSSAMAYKRNPMRCERVTALSRLVLSLASSPHMTASEQWLERTLDDSANRRVVVPEAFLAVDGILEILINVLDGLVVYPKVIAAHVEAELPFMATENILMAAVKAGGNRQKLHERIRVHSQAAAEQVKKLGKPNDLIERLKSDSAFAKVDFKKVLNPKDYIGRTPQQVDEFIRVVAAPIRRKYRSALGRKVALKV from the coding sequence ATGGCAAACGATAAAACTATATATGCAAGTCCGCTTGTCGAAAGAAACGCTTCGAAGGAAATGGCCGAGCTTTTTGGTGCGCAAAAAAAGTTCAGCACGTGGCGCCGAGTCTGGCTGGCCCTCGCAAAGGCACAAAGGAAACTCGGCCTGAAAATCAGCCAGGCGCAAATAAGCGAGATGGCCAGACATCTTGATGATGTTAATTTTAACAAGGCCGCCGCTTACGAAAAGAAATTCCGGCACGACGTGATGGCGCACATCCACACCTTTGCCGATGCTGCGCCGAAGGCGGCGCCGATAATTCACCTCGGCGCAACAAGCTGTGACATCACCGACAACACTGACTTGATTATCATCCGCGACGCCCTGCAAATCACAGCAGGCAAACTCGCGGCCGTTATAAATTTACTTGCGCTCTTTGCAAAAAAACACCGCTCGCTGCCGACACTGGGCTTTACGCACTATCAGCCGGCACAGTTGACTACCGTCGGCAAAAGAGCAACATTATGGAGCTATGAATTCGCACTCGACCTCAATGAAGTCGAGCGCCGACTCGATACGCTGCCGTTTAGAGGCATCAAAGGCACTACGGGGACACAGGCGTCATTCCTCGCTTTATTTGACGGCAGCCATAAAAAAGTCGAGCGGTTGGACAAAATGGTCGCCGCCACCTTTGGGTTCAAAAACATCTGCGCCGTAACAGGCCAGACATACCAGCGAAAATTTGATACGCTCGTCGTAAATACCCTTGCGTCGATAGCGCAGTCGGCCCACAAACTATGCAACGACCTTCGGCTGCTCGCGAACTTAAAAGAGGTCGAAGAGCCGTTCGAAAAATCACAGGTCGGCTCAAGCGCGATGGCGTATAAGAGAAACCCGATGCGGTGCGAGAGGGTAACGGCTCTTAGCAGACTGGTGTTGAGCCTGGCCTCCAGTCCACACATGACTGCCTCTGAGCAGTGGCTTGAGCGAACGCTCGATGACTCGGCTAACAGAAGAGTTGTTGTTCCAGAGGCGTTTTTGGCCGTCGATGGTATTCTGGAAATCCTTATTAATGTTCTCGATGGACTCGTCGTTTATCCGAAGGTGATAGCGGCACATGTCGAGGCGGAACTGCCCTTTATGGCTACCGAAAATATCCTGATGGCCGCAGTAAAAGCAGGCGGCAACAGACAGAAGCTTCACGAAAGAATCAGAGTTCATTCTCAGGCCGCCGCCGAGCAGGTCAAAAAGCTCGGCAAGCCGAACGATTTAATAGAGCGGCTTAAAAGTGATTCCGCTTTTGCGAAAGTGGATTTCAAAAAGGTCTTGAATCCGAAGGATTACATCGGCAGGACGCCGCAGCAGGTCGATGAATTCATAAGAGTTGTCGCGGCGCCGATAAGAAGAAAATACCGCAGTGCTCTTGGCAGAAAAGTTGCATTGAAAGTATAA
- the pyrE gene encoding orotate phosphoribosyltransferase — translation MTREELIKRIKEAAYLEGDFTLRSGKKSKYYLDKYLFETCPDILKALSEEFAKYVTSDVTLIAGAELGGVALAAATAMQTNKNWIIVRNSKKGYGTGKLIEGVLKKGDVVLLVEDIATTGGQVLEAAKVITEAGAAVKKIVACIDRKQGAGENITNAGYKFESILTKTDLGIKD, via the coding sequence GTGACCAGAGAAGAGTTAATCAAGCGTATTAAGGAAGCGGCGTATCTGGAAGGCGACTTCACCCTTCGCAGCGGAAAGAAAAGCAAATACTATCTCGATAAATACCTTTTCGAGACCTGCCCTGATATTCTAAAAGCCCTCAGTGAAGAATTCGCAAAATATGTAACCAGCGATGTTACCTTGATAGCCGGCGCTGAATTAGGCGGCGTGGCTTTGGCGGCGGCAACAGCGATGCAAACAAACAAAAACTGGATAATAGTCCGCAACAGCAAAAAGGGCTACGGCACAGGAAAATTGATTGAAGGCGTTTTGAAAAAAGGCGATGTAGTTCTGCTCGTTGAGGACATCGCCACCACCGGCGGGCAGGTCCTTGAAGCAGCCAAAGTCATCACCGAAGCAGGCGCAGCGGTCAAAAAAATCGTCGCTTGTATAGACCGCAAACAGGGAGCGGGCGAAAACATAACAAACGCAGGTTATAAATTCGAAAGCATCCTCACCAAAACCGACCTCGGAATAAAAGATTGA
- a CDS encoding DUF2238 domain-containing protein — MKIRRGQLPILIVNLCAILSFGIYFIRNFNYEFVIYVGVIAIFLVIFVLINDKVYFPNYVLWLLTLWALMHMAGGSVHINGTLLYKLMLVPLSKTIPIFCYDQLVHIIGFGTATVAMYYLLRPLLRPDINGWWSLSIILILAGLGAGAFNETVEFLITLCVRETKVGGYMNTSLDLVSNFIGSIAALLFIRLKDAAYPVSR, encoded by the coding sequence ATGAAAATCAGAAGAGGCCAGCTGCCGATACTAATTGTTAATCTTTGTGCTATTTTATCTTTTGGCATATATTTTATCAGGAATTTCAACTATGAATTTGTCATTTATGTCGGGGTGATAGCGATCTTTCTCGTAATTTTTGTACTTATCAACGATAAAGTTTATTTTCCAAATTATGTGTTGTGGTTGCTGACTCTTTGGGCACTGATGCATATGGCCGGCGGCTCAGTTCATATAAACGGGACACTTTTATATAAGCTTATGCTGGTGCCTCTTTCGAAGACTATTCCGATATTTTGTTACGACCAGCTCGTTCATATTATAGGTTTTGGCACAGCAACGGTTGCGATGTATTATCTCTTAAGGCCGCTGTTGAGGCCTGATATAAACGGCTGGTGGTCATTATCGATAATTTTAATTTTAGCCGGCCTTGGCGCCGGCGCTTTTAACGAGACTGTAGAGTTTCTCATAACCCTTTGTGTTCGGGAAACGAAAGTCGGGGGATATATGAACACGTCTTTGGATCTGGTTTCGAATTTTATCGGTTCTATAGCCGCTCTTTTGTTTATAAGACTGAAGGACGCGGCATATCCTGTTAGCCGGTAG
- a CDS encoding phosphopantothenoylcysteine decarboxylase: MHFLITAGGTREYIDPVRFISNASSGKMGYALALAAAKAGHNVTLVSASDLQPPVGVDFVGVDSAAEMFAAVRKSFAKCDCLIMAAAVADYTPIKKSKTKIKKSGKKLIIKLKPTIDILKWAGKHKRKGQIVAGFALEDKAARTGAEKKLKEKNLDMIIANSLSAIGADGTDVDIKVLNGSWLKIKRQSKLAVAERVIRIIENIHKPTATG, encoded by the coding sequence ATGCACTTTCTAATAACAGCAGGCGGAACTCGCGAATATATCGACCCCGTTCGTTTCATTTCCAATGCAAGCAGCGGCAAAATGGGTTATGCCCTTGCGCTGGCGGCAGCTAAAGCGGGTCATAACGTTACGCTTGTCAGCGCTTCGGATTTGCAGCCGCCAGTGGGAGTAGATTTTGTCGGCGTTGACAGCGCCGCCGAGATGTTTGCAGCCGTGAGAAAGTCCTTCGCGAAATGCGATTGTCTGATTATGGCTGCTGCGGTTGCAGACTACACGCCGATTAAGAAATCAAAAACAAAAATTAAGAAATCAGGCAAAAAGCTGATAATAAAATTAAAACCGACAATCGATATCCTAAAGTGGGCTGGAAAGCACAAAAGAAAAGGCCAAATCGTTGCCGGCTTTGCTCTGGAGGACAAAGCTGCCCGAACCGGCGCCGAGAAGAAGTTGAAAGAAAAGAATCTTGATATGATAATCGCCAACAGCCTATCTGCTATCGGCGCTGATGGAACTGATGTTGACATAAAAGTTCTGAATGGAAGTTGGCTGAAAATAAAGAGACAATCCAAGCTGGCAGTTGCAGAGCGAGTAATCCGTATAATCGAAAATATCCACAAGCCGACAGCTACCGGCTAA
- a CDS encoding flavoprotein, protein MAPNILLGVSGGVAAYKAVDLASKLTAAGAVVKTIMTENACQLICPKSFEAVTGQPVYTNMWQADEQFQIGHVSMADWADIVVVAPATANIIGKIANGICDDLLSTTICVCWPLIKSGATLLAPAMNNNMWDSPAVQRNIVMAMEMGFQLIGPEEGRLACGTEGIGRMSEPQDILEAIEKIASKIKHRKR, encoded by the coding sequence ATGGCGCCCAATATATTACTGGGTGTCAGCGGCGGGGTTGCTGCATATAAGGCGGTCGATTTGGCCAGCAAGCTGACCGCAGCCGGCGCTGTGGTGAAAACGATAATGACGGAAAACGCCTGTCAGCTCATCTGCCCGAAAAGCTTCGAGGCGGTAACGGGGCAACCGGTTTATACGAATATGTGGCAGGCCGATGAACAGTTCCAGATAGGTCATGTCAGCATGGCTGACTGGGCGGACATCGTTGTCGTTGCGCCGGCAACGGCGAATATTATAGGCAAAATTGCAAACGGCATATGTGATGACTTGCTTAGCACGACCATTTGCGTCTGCTGGCCGCTGATTAAATCAGGGGCGACTCTTTTAGCTCCGGCAATGAACAATAATATGTGGGATAGCCCCGCCGTGCAGCGCAATATCGTAATGGCGATGGAGATGGGTTTTCAGTTGATAGGCCCTGAAGAGGGCCGGCTTGCCTGCGGCACAGAAGGCATCGGGAGAATGTCGGAGCCACAGGATATTCTGGAGGCAATCGAAAAAATCGCCTCGAAAATTAAACACAGAAAAAGATAA
- a CDS encoding DNA-directed RNA polymerase subunit omega, which translates to MIEDLKSTDIVNKVGGRYRLTALIQKRLDELMEGARPLIEDAKGKTQLEIVVQEILQDKIAIDYESGSINKPGE; encoded by the coding sequence ATGATAGAGGATCTGAAAAGCACTGACATAGTCAACAAAGTCGGCGGCAGATACAGACTAACGGCGCTGATTCAAAAACGGCTGGATGAGCTGATGGAAGGGGCTCGGCCGCTGATTGAGGATGCCAAAGGCAAAACACAACTGGAAATCGTTGTTCAGGAAATCCTGCAGGATAAGATTGCCATCGACTACGAGTCCGGCAGTATTAACAAACCGGGAGAGTAA
- the gmk gene encoding guanylate kinase, translating into MITQNSKLKTKDGIGKLVIVSGPSGVGKSTICKEVIKQLKNAHLSISVTTRPKSENEVDGRDYWFISKEQFQQRVNEGLLLEHAEVFGNFYGTPKDKVADALRAGETIILEIDVQGAKQIKAKYPAAVMIFVLPPTPKKLAERMNNRGREDVQTAEKRLNGAGIEIAAAWQYYEHMVINDDLEQAVKEIVQIIKQSIGEKE; encoded by the coding sequence ATGATAACTCAAAACTCAAAACTCAAAACTAAAGACGGCATCGGCAAACTGGTAATAGTGAGCGGCCCCTCCGGCGTGGGCAAAAGCACGATTTGCAAAGAGGTAATTAAACAGTTAAAAAACGCTCATCTTAGCATCTCCGTTACCACCAGGCCTAAAAGCGAGAATGAAGTGGACGGCAGGGACTACTGGTTTATATCGAAGGAGCAGTTCCAGCAACGTGTAAATGAGGGTTTATTGTTGGAGCACGCAGAGGTCTTCGGTAATTTTTATGGAACACCGAAGGACAAGGTGGCGGATGCGCTGCGGGCCGGTGAAACCATTATTTTGGAAATCGACGTTCAGGGCGCCAAACAGATAAAAGCAAAATACCCGGCTGCCGTGATGATTTTTGTTCTGCCGCCGACACCGAAGAAATTGGCCGAACGAATGAACAATCGCGGCAGAGAAGATGTTCAAACGGCTGAAAAAAGATTGAACGGAGCAGGCATTGAAATCGCCGCTGCGTGGCAATACTATGAACATATGGTTATAAATGACGATTTGGAACAGGCGGTAAAAGAAATAGTGCAAATTATTAAGCAGAGCATTGGAGAAAAAGAATGA
- a CDS encoding YicC family protein → MINSMTGFGEAQGEINSVTYIVEIRTVNNRYLKNSLRLPETAAFLEEDIDKLLRKNLSRGMVSCVLRLKNAPANVLFDIDGTALRAYMEKLSRIASSVDTKSSIDIGGLLTLPGIVRPAMPDEEKAKQIKKEVLNIAQKAIDQLKQMRAAEGTALAAELGSHCKAIKQNLEQIRANSGTLLQEYQKKLRKRVDELLADAKLKLDKETLAREVAIFADRSDISEEIARLDSHLQQFAESCESDAQAGRRLDFISQEMLREANTIASKAYDTEVVRCVVDIKCWIDRIKEQVQNIE, encoded by the coding sequence ATGATAAATAGTATGACCGGATTTGGTGAAGCACAGGGCGAAATTAACAGCGTAACCTACATCGTGGAAATCAGGACGGTCAATAATCGTTATTTAAAGAACAGTTTAAGACTGCCTGAGACGGCGGCGTTTCTCGAAGAAGATATTGACAAGCTTCTGCGAAAAAACCTCTCACGCGGGATGGTAAGCTGCGTGCTGCGCCTGAAAAATGCGCCGGCAAATGTACTCTTTGATATCGACGGGACGGCCCTGCGGGCATATATGGAGAAGCTGAGCCGGATTGCCTCTTCGGTTGATACTAAAAGCTCAATCGATATAGGCGGGCTGCTGACTCTGCCTGGGATTGTTCGGCCGGCGATGCCGGATGAAGAAAAGGCCAAGCAAATAAAAAAAGAAGTTTTAAATATTGCGCAAAAGGCGATAGACCAGCTCAAGCAAATGCGTGCTGCAGAGGGTACTGCCCTTGCGGCCGAGTTGGGTAGTCACTGCAAAGCTATAAAACAGAACCTCGAACAGATACGTGCTAACAGCGGGACTCTTTTGCAGGAATATCAGAAGAAACTGAGAAAGAGGGTCGATGAGCTTCTTGCGGACGCAAAACTTAAATTGGACAAAGAAACCCTTGCCAGGGAAGTGGCGATTTTTGCCGACAGGTCGGATATATCCGAGGAGATTGCCCGGCTGGATTCGCATCTGCAGCAGTTCGCTGAGAGCTGCGAGTCGGATGCCCAGGCGGGGCGCAGGCTGGACTTTATCAGTCAGGAGATGCTCAGGGAGGCCAACACCATCGCCAGCAAGGCCTATGACACTGAGGTTGTTCGCTGCGTGGTTGATATAAAGTGCTGGATAGACCGGATTAAAGAGCAGGTTCAGAATATAGAATAA
- the secG gene encoding preprotein translocase subunit SecG, translated as MMAFPMLAASFFMNLVAIAFIICAVILILIILVQKGKGGGLGAAFGGGLASGLLGSKTGDFLTWVTIVAAGVFLALAVAMAKYYKPGIGGFGAGQPQQTQQMPAQQQPAQQPPVQQQPQGSEPPLAPVQTGGESADANSLGR; from the coding sequence ATGATGGCTTTTCCGATGTTGGCGGCAAGTTTTTTTATGAATTTAGTTGCTATTGCCTTTATTATTTGCGCGGTGATACTGATTTTAATCATTCTGGTTCAGAAAGGCAAAGGCGGTGGCCTGGGAGCTGCTTTCGGCGGCGGCCTGGCAAGCGGACTTTTAGGTTCCAAAACCGGCGATTTCCTGACCTGGGTTACAATAGTGGCGGCGGGTGTGTTTTTGGCGCTCGCTGTGGCAATGGCCAAATACTACAAACCGGGTATCGGCGGCTTCGGCGCGGGCCAGCCTCAACAGACTCAACAAATGCCGGCCCAGCAGCAGCCGGCTCAACAACCGCCGGTTCAACAGCAGCCGCAAGGTTCAGAGCCGCCGTTGGCTCCTGTCCAGACAGGCGGCGAAAGCGCCGATGCAAATTCGCTCGGCAGATAA
- the tpiA gene encoding triose-phosphate isomerase: MRKPFIAGNWKMNTNSSSSVELAEAIVSGTSAAAKKGVHVAVCPPFVYLPSVIGVLRQSGVAVGAQDVYYEKDGAFTGEISTAMLKDIGCTYVLCGHSERRHVIGETDELINKKVTAAILGGLLPIFCVGELLEERKASKTEEVVTRQIKKGLAGLSAEKVSAITVAYEPVWAIGTGLTATPQQAQEVHSLIRKLLEQIYDAKVAAETRILYGGSVKPGNAAELMHQDDIDGLLVGGASLKADDFVAIIQTAV, translated from the coding sequence ATGAGAAAGCCATTCATAGCAGGCAACTGGAAGATGAATACGAACAGCAGCAGCAGCGTGGAGTTGGCCGAGGCGATTGTCTCAGGGACATCAGCGGCGGCAAAAAAAGGCGTCCACGTGGCGGTTTGTCCGCCTTTTGTTTATCTGCCGAGCGTAATCGGCGTCCTTCGTCAGTCAGGCGTTGCCGTCGGTGCTCAGGACGTTTACTATGAGAAAGACGGGGCATTTACCGGCGAGATAAGCACGGCCATGCTGAAAGACATCGGCTGCACTTATGTTTTGTGCGGTCATTCGGAACGCAGGCACGTGATTGGCGAAACAGACGAGCTGATAAATAAGAAAGTCACCGCTGCTATACTTGGCGGGCTTTTGCCGATATTCTGTGTAGGCGAGTTGCTTGAAGAGCGCAAAGCATCGAAGACAGAAGAAGTAGTAACCCGGCAGATAAAGAAGGGGCTGGCCGGCTTGAGCGCAGAGAAGGTTTCCGCGATAACCGTAGCTTATGAGCCAGTCTGGGCGATTGGAACAGGTTTAACAGCAACGCCGCAGCAGGCACAAGAGGTGCATTCCTTAATAAGGAAGCTGCTTGAGCAAATATATGATGCCAAAGTAGCTGCTGAAACCCGTATTCTCTACGGCGGGTCGGTAAAACCAGGCAACGCGGCAGAGTTGATGCACCAGGATGATATAGACGGCCTGCTCGTAGGCGGAGCAAGTCTGAAAGCAGATGATTTCGTCGCGATAATTCAGACGGCAGTGTAA